The Methanobrevibacter arboriphilus JCM 13429 = DSM 1125 region CCCTTATCTTTATTTATGCCAACAGGAATTGGAGGAATTCCTATAATACGTGCACCAAGAACCTTATCACCAGGATTAATATAAAGAACTTCGTTAGACTTCTTTTTTATAATTTCTGCACATTCTTTAAATCCTGCCCGAGATAATAGAACCTCATAATCATCAGATTGTTGAAGGTAAGTTTCTAAACAAAATGACATATATAATCACCCCCTATATTAAAATAATGTCCAAATATTTTAAAATAATGTTCAAATATTCAATTATAATAAAAAATGAATATTTATAAATCTTTTAAGACTTTATCAAATTTAACTCTAAGAGGAGTTGGATTATGAAAAGCTCTAACAGCAACTATCTTAGAATCAGTATTTTCATCAACCATTTTAACAAATTCTTCTAATAACTCATTATCCTTTTCAAAAACTAAAGCAATAGATTCGCATTCTAAAAGATGATAAAAGGTAATAAAATAAGAAGCAGCTGCATCTTTATGAACAAACCCTACTAATAAATCATATTGCCCTTTTTCTAGACCATCTAAACATGATTCAATATCAGTCTTATTTTTTACATAATATTCTTCAGGATCTGAAACTTCTAAAAGTTTAGCTGCAGATGGAGTACTAGCAACAGTAACATCATAATCCATTTTAGCTAATTTTTGAGCAACATAAATCGCCATTGGAGTTTGAGAAGGAGATTCGGGACATCCTAATAAAATCAAAGCTTTTTTCATAATTTTACCCACTATCTTTTATTTCTATATTTTTCAAATTTTTTTCAAATAATAATTCATAAGAATAATAGTAATAATATTAATAATATTAATAATAGTATTATTAATAATAGTAATAATAATAGTAATAAGAATAATAATAGTAATAATTGTGATATAAAGTAATAATGAATGTATAATATTAATAATAGTAATATTATTAATAAGAATATATATTAATAACAATATAAAATAATTAAGTTTATTATTAAATATGTTCTATGTATTTATTATATTATGCAATAATTATTATTATACAATTAATTGTGCTAAATTAATCATGCTAAATTAATCGTGTTAAATTAATCATATTTATAATTAAATATATTATATATTTAATCATTATAATATTAAATTGTTTTAATATTTAATAAATACTCAAATTATAATACTCGAATTGATACCATATCAAATTAATACCATATAAATAATATTTAGTTCCGTTTAAGAGATATTACATGGGAAATAACTAGCGAGGCTAGGAATATAAACGTTAAAAGAGCAGTACCATTAATAGAACGGTTAAATATAAACATGCCCACAATAGCTTGAGCTATAAAAGCTGTAAGAGACCCTATTAAAAGAACTTCTTTTCCAAGATACTTTTTATTATTTTTTTCACGCCTAGCCCTGTATTCACGAAGAACCATGAGTCCAATGATTATCGTGAACAGAGTGAAGCCAATCAGAGCAATTAAACCAAGATATCCAAAATCAAATGAATAACCAAATATTCCAGGAAGCATATAATCTATAGCATCCTTTTTAGTTACCAACACACCATAAAACAGAGGGAATGGTAAACCAAACAATAGAATGAACGACATTGGAAGACTTATATAACCTGAAGCAAATCCAGTATCTTCAGCACCCCAATATGCAGAACCTGGAGTATGGCCAATTAACTGTGTATTATGTAAAACCATTTTTAAACTTGCAAGAGAATTTGTTTCAATCCTTGTAATCCTAAGAAGTGGGGAAAATATTTCCATATGAGTTATAGCAGAAAGTAATTCAAGACAAACAAAAGCTGCTCCACCTAAACCACAAAATATTAAAACTCTTTTTATAGTTAAAAATGACTTTTGTCTAAAAGATTTAGATATTAGGAAATATCCTACAAATAGGCCTAAAATCCAAAGAAGTAAGAAAGATCTATGCATTAACCCTCCAAATATAGTTACTCCTATCAATAAAATAAATACAAATTTTTGTAAACTTTTTACATTAACACCAGAATCTTCCATTACTTTTAATGAAGCTAGAGAAGTTATAATAGCTAAAAGTGCTATTGGTCCAAAAGGATGTGTAAACTCATTCTGTCCAAAGGATAAAAATAGCATTGCTAAATCTGCTCCAAAGAGAAGAGTGAATGCAACCGATAAGAAAAGTGATAGGAAAGTAATTATACTAAGAGAAATTGGAACTAAATTAATAGTAAATGCTACCAAAGCAAATATTATTGCCCCTATT contains the following coding sequences:
- a CDS encoding DUF1894 domain-containing protein, translating into MSFCLETYLQQSDDYEVLLSRAGFKECAEIIKKKSNEVLYINPGDKVLGARIIGIPPIPVGINKDKGTIIISYTKPCHGTAAIELPVNDEEIENIRKIAIEK
- a CDS encoding DUF1890 domain-containing protein codes for the protein MKKALILLGCPESPSQTPMAIYVAQKLAKMDYDVTVASTPSAAKLLEVSDPEEYYVKNKTDIESCLDGLEKGQYDLLVGFVHKDAAASYFITFYHLLECESIALVFEKDNELLEEFVKMVDENTDSKIVAVRAFHNPTPLRVKFDKVLKDL